One Mangifera indica cultivar Alphonso chromosome 4, CATAS_Mindica_2.1, whole genome shotgun sequence genomic region harbors:
- the LOC123213485 gene encoding basic blue protein-like, translating into MVQGSGSATVGIVLVFLLLLQTEVSEATTYTVGYSDTNGWTYNVAKWPKGKSFKAGDVLVFNYDPSLHDVVVVNKRGYKNCTTPKNAKVYQTGKDRITLAQGNSYYICNFPGHCENGMKIAVTAS; encoded by the exons atggtgcAGGGAAGTGGCAGTGCAACGGTTGGGATTGTGTTGGTATTTTTATTGTTGCTTCAGACTGAGGTGAGTGAAGCAACAACTTACACTGTTGGTTATTCTGATACTAATGGTTGGACGTATAACGTCGCTAAATGGCCTAAAGGAAAGAGTTTTAAGGCTGGTGATGTTCTCG TATTCAACTATGATCCGTCCCTGCATGACGTGGTGGTTGTAAACAAAAGAGGTTACAAAAATTGCACAACCCCAAAAAATGCCAAAGTCTATCAAACAGGAAAGGATCGGATCACGCTTGCTCAAGGAAACAGCTATTATATCTGCAATTTCCCGGGCCACTGCGAGAATGGAATGAAAATAGCTGTTACTGCTAGCTAG